Proteins encoded within one genomic window of Geotalea daltonii FRC-32:
- the mraZ gene encoding division/cell wall cluster transcriptional repressor MraZ translates to MFRGNFETSIDAKGRTSLPAKFREVLVDSFGDERFFMTNSNPVRLGDGGYSSGLVIYPYNEWLALEEKLKVGTGLGLSSAELASVKRRIVAPAVECVADKLGRILVPPHLRKSACLEREILFVGMLNKAEIWSQAEWEKVFRQDIENFPIDSPVLAELGL, encoded by the coding sequence ATGTTTAGAGGGAATTTCGAGACAAGCATTGATGCTAAAGGGCGAACCAGTCTGCCTGCCAAATTCCGGGAGGTGCTCGTCGATTCGTTCGGTGATGAGCGCTTTTTCATGACGAACTCAAATCCGGTCAGGCTGGGAGACGGAGGCTACAGCTCCGGTCTCGTCATCTATCCCTATAACGAATGGCTTGCCCTGGAAGAAAAACTAAAGGTGGGTACCGGTCTCGGGCTATCCTCTGCAGAACTTGCATCCGTGAAAAGAAGGATAGTCGCGCCAGCCGTTGAATGTGTTGCCGACAAGCTGGGGCGGATCCTCGTCCCCCCTCACTTGCGCAAGAGCGCTTGTCTGGAGCGGGAAATACTCTTTGTCGGCATGTTGAACAAAGCTGAGATCTGGAGCCAGGCCGAATGGGAGAAGGTATTCAGGCAGGATATCGAGAACTTCCCGATCGATTCGCCGGTATTGGCTGAGTTGGGGCTTTAG
- the ftsL gene encoding cell division protein FtsL has product MEHTKATFSKVAAPVNTAAAIDTRWNSFPYLVAVMVMVTLVSVFHVWSRVKVIDLNLEISATNRLFQEMQQENKRLKVEIASLKTPARIEALAKGDLGMAMPTDQQVIVIK; this is encoded by the coding sequence ATGGAACATACCAAGGCAACGTTCAGCAAGGTAGCTGCACCGGTAAATACAGCCGCAGCCATCGATACGCGCTGGAATTCCTTCCCCTATCTGGTTGCAGTGATGGTGATGGTGACTCTTGTTTCCGTATTCCATGTCTGGTCCAGGGTCAAAGTCATCGACCTTAACCTTGAGATTTCTGCAACAAACCGCCTGTTCCAGGAGATGCAGCAGGAAAATAAAAGATTGAAAGTGGAAATTGCTTCACTGAAGACACCCGCGCGGATCGAGGCTCTTGCCAAGGGTGATCTCGGCATGGCGATGCCGACCGACCAGCAAGTGATTGTGATAAAATGA
- a CDS encoding UDP-N-acetylmuramoyl-L-alanyl-D-glutamate--2,6-diaminopimelate ligase has product MRLSQLVKSVAVLDMVGDVDPDITGLFYDSRKVQPGGLFFALKGVASDGYAFIEVAVKAGAVAVVIEDDRTPADIAWVRVADGRLAMSLMAAAFYANPAAGLPVVGITGTNGKTTTTFLLESIFEKGGLPAAVLGTVNYRFGDLSIPAPNTTPESVDLQQTLRKLVDAGAKGIVMEVSSHALQQRRIDGCSFNVGVFTNLTRDHLDYHLDMESYLQSKTRLFSELLVPDEKKPERHAVINTDDEYGRRIAQAAACPVVTYGIEKSADINAENVEFSVSGISCTLATPKGRIELRSMLVGRFNLYNIMAAAGAGVALGLPLESIKEGLEHHGQVPGRLERVENALGVTVLVDYAHTGDALENVLLTMTELKKGRIITLFGCGGDRDKGKRPIMGEIAGRYSDLSIITSDNPRTENPAEIMAQVREGIVRLGICEYSSYEAAIFQEKGFVSIEQRQDAIRLAVKAARPGDIVLLAGKGHEDYQIIGKEKFHFDDREVAAQACREKAGQNQ; this is encoded by the coding sequence ATGCGACTTTCACAACTTGTTAAATCTGTCGCGGTTCTTGACATGGTCGGCGATGTCGACCCTGATATAACCGGACTGTTTTACGATTCCCGAAAGGTTCAGCCAGGCGGCTTGTTCTTCGCCCTGAAAGGGGTGGCAAGCGACGGCTATGCCTTTATTGAGGTAGCGGTAAAGGCCGGGGCAGTAGCAGTGGTCATCGAAGATGACCGGACTCCTGCCGATATTGCCTGGGTGAGGGTAGCTGACGGGCGGTTGGCGATGTCGCTGATGGCTGCCGCTTTTTATGCCAACCCCGCGGCAGGTTTGCCTGTTGTCGGTATTACCGGCACCAACGGCAAAACGACAACCACCTTTCTGCTGGAATCCATCTTCGAAAAAGGCGGTTTGCCGGCTGCCGTGCTTGGTACCGTCAATTATCGCTTTGGAGATCTGTCCATCCCGGCCCCAAACACGACTCCGGAGTCGGTGGACCTGCAGCAGACCCTGAGAAAGCTGGTCGATGCAGGCGCAAAAGGGATCGTCATGGAGGTTTCCTCCCATGCCTTGCAGCAGCGTCGAATCGACGGTTGCTCTTTCAATGTGGGGGTCTTCACCAACCTGACCAGGGATCACCTGGACTATCACCTGGACATGGAATCCTATCTGCAGAGCAAAACACGTCTTTTTTCCGAGCTCCTGGTCCCGGATGAGAAAAAGCCCGAGCGGCATGCGGTGATTAACACCGATGACGAATACGGCCGGCGCATAGCCCAGGCGGCCGCATGCCCTGTGGTGACCTACGGCATTGAGAAAAGCGCGGACATCAATGCCGAGAATGTGGAGTTTTCCGTCAGCGGCATCAGCTGCACTCTGGCTACCCCAAAAGGTCGGATCGAGCTTCGGTCAATGCTTGTCGGCCGCTTCAATTTGTATAATATCATGGCTGCGGCGGGTGCGGGTGTTGCTCTGGGATTGCCGCTCGAATCCATCAAGGAAGGGCTTGAGCATCATGGTCAGGTTCCGGGCAGACTGGAGAGGGTGGAGAATGCTCTGGGGGTGACGGTACTTGTGGATTATGCCCATACCGGCGATGCCCTAGAAAATGTTTTGCTGACCATGACGGAGTTGAAGAAGGGCAGAATCATCACCCTCTTTGGCTGTGGTGGCGACCGTGACAAGGGCAAACGGCCGATCATGGGCGAGATTGCCGGACGCTACAGCGATCTGAGCATCATTACCTCGGACAATCCTCGCACGGAAAATCCAGCGGAGATCATGGCCCAGGTTCGGGAAGGGATTGTCCGTCTCGGTATCTGCGAATATTCATCCTATGAGGCAGCCATCTTCCAGGAGAAGGGTTTTGTCAGCATAGAACAGCGACAGGATGCCATCAGGCTGGCGGTCAAGGCGGCGCGGCCGGGAGACATAGTACTGCTGGCGGGCAAGGGACATGAGGACTATCAGATCATCGGCAAAGAAAAATTCCATTTCGACGATCGGGAAGTGGCTGCTCAGGCCTGCCGGGAAAAAGCCGGCCAAAACCAGTAG
- the murD gene encoding UDP-N-acetylmuramoyl-L-alanine--D-glutamate ligase: MEIKGKKILVVGLARTGVAVARFLASRGAKVTVTDMKEESELADYLLQLEDLDLNLELGRHDKHTFLMSDLIVVSPGVPMDISPLLMAKAQRRVVISEIELAAAFIKAPMVAITGTNGKTTTTTLAGEIFKACGVETFVGGNIGNPLIELVTSGNDVAQVVVELSSFQLEGIQRFRPKVAVLLNITEDHLDRYASYQDYIDAKLRIFENQTVDDFAVLNVDDPLVAACAATVKSRVFPFSQRKELAEGIFCSKGIIVYRWQGSELRFDTAAFKLKGVHNIENIMAALASTLLSGADPIKAGRAVESFKGLRHRMEFIREVGGVAYYEDSKGTNVGSVVKSLESFDKGITLIAGGKDKGGSYAPLADLVRERVKHLILIGEAKERIEAELGNLTDTHKAATLEDAVAIAHRLAKAGEVVLFSPACSSFDMFKDYAERAERFNAAVRALAGGDCR; the protein is encoded by the coding sequence ATGGAAATCAAAGGTAAGAAAATACTGGTGGTTGGTCTGGCCAGAACCGGCGTGGCAGTGGCAAGATTCCTGGCCTCCCGCGGAGCAAAGGTCACCGTTACCGATATGAAGGAAGAGTCGGAGCTTGCTGATTATCTCTTGCAGTTGGAGGATCTTGACCTGAACCTTGAGCTGGGCCGTCATGACAAGCATACATTCCTCATGTCCGATCTCATCGTCGTCAGTCCGGGTGTCCCCATGGACATTTCTCCGCTGCTTATGGCGAAGGCACAGCGGAGGGTCGTGATCAGCGAAATAGAGCTGGCCGCTGCATTCATCAAGGCTCCCATGGTTGCCATTACTGGCACCAACGGCAAGACGACGACAACAACCCTGGCAGGGGAGATATTCAAGGCTTGCGGCGTTGAGACCTTTGTCGGCGGCAATATAGGCAATCCCCTGATTGAGTTGGTCACGTCTGGCAATGATGTGGCGCAGGTGGTAGTAGAACTGAGCTCATTTCAGTTGGAAGGAATTCAACGCTTCAGGCCCAAGGTAGCAGTGCTGCTAAATATCACTGAGGACCACCTGGACCGGTATGCCAGCTACCAGGATTACATCGATGCGAAACTCCGCATCTTTGAAAACCAGACAGTCGATGATTTCGCTGTTCTTAATGTGGATGATCCATTGGTGGCAGCCTGTGCCGCGACTGTTAAATCAAGGGTTTTCCCTTTCAGCCAGCGGAAGGAGTTGGCAGAAGGCATTTTCTGCAGCAAAGGCATTATCGTATACCGATGGCAAGGGAGCGAGCTGCGCTTTGATACGGCCGCCTTCAAACTGAAAGGGGTTCACAATATAGAGAATATCATGGCGGCACTGGCCAGCACCCTTTTGTCCGGGGCCGACCCGATCAAAGCTGGGCGCGCGGTAGAGTCCTTTAAAGGTCTGCGTCACCGGATGGAATTTATACGTGAAGTAGGCGGAGTTGCCTACTATGAGGACAGCAAAGGAACCAACGTGGGGAGCGTAGTCAAGTCCCTTGAGAGCTTCGACAAAGGTATTACCCTTATCGCCGGCGGAAAGGACAAAGGGGGATCATATGCGCCCCTGGCAGATCTGGTGCGGGAGAGGGTAAAGCACCTTATCCTCATTGGTGAGGCCAAGGAAAGGATCGAAGCAGAGCTGGGAAACCTTACCGATACACACAAGGCAGCCACCCTGGAAGATGCAGTGGCAATAGCACATAGGTTGGCCAAGGCTGGGGAGGTTGTTCTTTTTTCTCCGGCCTGTTCCAGCTTCGACATGTTCAAAGATTATGCAGAGCGCGCTGAGCGGTTCAATGCTGCGGTGCGGGCCCTTGCCGGTGGAGATTGCCGATGA
- the ftsW gene encoding putative lipid II flippase FtsW yields the protein MKRLEGYDMIILLLVVMLTCFGIVMVYSASSVMAAKKYSDGFYFLKRQGLYAILGFGAMAFAMQVDYHHWRRFAVPLLLACLGLLILVFIPGIGGTAKGASRWIRLPGFNFQPSEMAKVALIIYMAYSLDKKQEKLKEFMAGFLPYMVILAVLLAILLKQHDMGAALTMGAVALAMLFAAGTRPRYIFGMGVLAAPFACYLVVTEAYRMRRITAFLDPWQDPTNSGFQIIQSWIAFGTGGILGQGLGEGKQKLFYLPEAHTDFILSVVGEELGFIGVMVIAAMFLVLLQRSIRVAIGAEDSFGRYLAFGIAVLVGLEAFINMGVVTGLLPTKGLALPFISYGGSSLIISLFAVGLLLNVSSKARGLS from the coding sequence ATGAAGAGGCTTGAGGGATACGACATGATCATTTTGCTGCTGGTGGTAATGCTCACCTGCTTCGGAATCGTCATGGTCTATTCCGCTTCCTCGGTGATGGCGGCAAAGAAATACAGCGATGGTTTTTACTTTTTGAAGCGGCAGGGGCTCTATGCCATCCTGGGGTTCGGCGCCATGGCCTTTGCCATGCAGGTCGACTACCATCATTGGCGTCGCTTTGCCGTACCTCTGCTGCTGGCCTGCCTGGGGCTGCTCATTCTGGTATTCATCCCTGGTATCGGCGGTACGGCAAAGGGTGCATCAAGATGGATCCGCTTGCCGGGCTTCAACTTTCAGCCTTCCGAAATGGCCAAGGTGGCGCTGATAATTTACATGGCTTATTCTCTGGACAAAAAGCAGGAGAAGCTGAAGGAGTTCATGGCCGGCTTTCTGCCGTACATGGTCATTCTGGCCGTCCTGCTGGCGATACTCTTGAAGCAGCATGACATGGGAGCTGCACTGACCATGGGTGCCGTTGCCCTCGCCATGCTGTTTGCAGCCGGGACACGACCCCGGTATATATTCGGCATGGGAGTGCTGGCGGCTCCCTTTGCCTGTTATCTGGTGGTGACCGAAGCATACCGGATGCGGCGCATCACCGCCTTTCTCGATCCCTGGCAGGACCCCACCAACTCCGGCTTCCAGATAATACAGTCCTGGATCGCTTTCGGCACGGGGGGAATTTTGGGGCAGGGACTTGGCGAAGGAAAGCAGAAGCTGTTCTATCTGCCCGAGGCCCACACCGACTTTATTCTTTCAGTGGTTGGTGAGGAACTCGGTTTTATCGGCGTCATGGTCATTGCGGCCATGTTTCTGGTTCTGCTTCAGCGTAGCATCAGGGTAGCAATCGGCGCAGAAGACAGCTTCGGGCGGTACCTCGCATTCGGCATCGCTGTGCTGGTAGGCCTTGAAGCATTCATCAACATGGGGGTGGTGACCGGCCTGCTGCCGACAAAGGGGCTGGCGTTGCCATTCATCAGTTACGGGGGTAGTTCGTTGATTATCAGCCTTTTTGCCGTTGGCCTGTTGCTCAATGTCTCGTCTAAGGCAAGGGGGCTGTCATGA
- the mraY gene encoding phospho-N-acetylmuramoyl-pentapeptide-transferase: protein MLYHLLYPLASDYRLFNVFKYLTFRTIYAMITALVVAFILGPWLIRKLEKLQARQVIRTDGPESHLKKQGTPTMGGVLILAAIIIPTLLWADLTNAFVWLTLFIIGGYGVIGFFDDYKKVVEKNPKGLSPRQKMFWQILLATGVGIFLFVMPGFSKELFFPFFKRLHPDLGILFIPFITLVIVGASNAVNLTDGLDGLAIGPVSINAATYLLFTYIAGNARLSGYLQIPYVPGSGELAVLCGAMVGAGLGFLWYNSYPAEVFMGDVGSLSLGGGLGTLAVITKQEILLVIVGGVFVTEALSVIFQVGSYKYRGKRIFRMAPIHHHFELKGVAEPKIIVRFWIITFILALVAISTLKMR from the coding sequence ATGCTTTATCATCTGCTCTATCCCTTGGCCTCCGATTACAGACTATTCAATGTCTTCAAATATCTGACCTTCAGAACCATCTATGCCATGATTACGGCGCTGGTGGTGGCGTTTATCCTGGGACCATGGCTGATACGAAAGCTGGAGAAGCTGCAGGCCCGCCAGGTAATCCGCACCGACGGTCCCGAATCCCACCTGAAAAAACAGGGAACCCCCACCATGGGGGGGGTGTTGATATTGGCGGCCATCATCATACCGACCCTTCTTTGGGCGGATCTGACCAATGCCTTCGTCTGGCTGACCCTGTTCATCATCGGTGGCTACGGTGTGATCGGTTTCTTCGACGACTATAAGAAGGTGGTGGAGAAGAACCCGAAAGGGCTTTCTCCGCGGCAGAAAATGTTCTGGCAGATTCTTCTGGCCACTGGAGTGGGGATATTTCTCTTCGTCATGCCCGGCTTTTCCAAGGAACTTTTCTTCCCATTCTTTAAAAGGCTTCACCCTGACCTGGGAATATTGTTCATCCCGTTCATCACTCTGGTGATCGTCGGTGCCAGTAATGCCGTGAACCTGACTGACGGCCTGGATGGCTTGGCCATCGGTCCGGTTTCCATCAATGCGGCTACTTATCTGCTGTTTACCTATATTGCCGGTAACGCCAGGCTGTCTGGTTATCTGCAGATCCCATACGTGCCGGGGTCGGGAGAACTTGCCGTGCTTTGCGGCGCCATGGTCGGGGCTGGTCTGGGTTTCCTCTGGTACAACTCATATCCGGCAGAGGTCTTCATGGGGGATGTGGGGTCCCTTTCCCTTGGGGGAGGGCTGGGAACGTTGGCGGTCATCACCAAGCAGGAGATCCTGCTGGTAATTGTCGGTGGCGTTTTTGTCACCGAAGCACTATCTGTAATATTTCAGGTAGGCTCCTATAAGTACCGCGGCAAGAGGATTTTCCGCATGGCCCCTATTCATCACCACTTTGAGCTGAAGGGGGTTGCAGAGCCCAAGATAATAGTGCGTTTCTGGATTATCACCTTTATTCTGGCGCTGGTGGCAATTTCAACTTTGAAGATGCGCTGA
- a CDS encoding penicillin-binding protein: protein MNDKKERWTRIRIRIIGAVFVSIFVLIAARAFYLQVVKKESLVKLAEKQHQRIVPLTPVRGAIFDSNNAPLALSIEMDSCFAEPRNVENIPDAAAKLAPLLSMPAEQVEKKLKGSRNFVWLQRRMAPDQAAAIKALALEGIGFVKESKRFYPNSEIAAHVVGFTGMDPEGLEGIELKYDSTILGSTGYLVTERDALGREVYSKGTVVKNPAKGQNVTLTLDKNIQYIAEKELIKAVETNGAKAGIALVMEPATGRILAMANYPNFNPNTFSKYAQQALRNRSIADSFEPGSTFKIFLAATALEQKAIRPGDGFNCENGSYSIGGRTIHDTHKYGYLSIAQILKYSSNIGAAKIGARLGNDKLYAGLTGFGFGEKTGVDLPGESSGTLRNKSQWFGVDLATISFGQGVTATPLQIATGVSAVANGGLLMKPYLVEKISDDNGNVVRSFAPEVKRRVISEETAKTVARMLEGVVAEGGTGVNAAVDGYRSAGKTGTAQKVDHLTRGYSADKRTASYVGFVPLEKPRLTILVVVDEPKTSSYGGIVAAPAFSAIAEQSLCYLKVPTDHALKKKAEQVEVKSAPSVETVDAVVDGGVVAGAAGAIMPNFRGLSMRQALKVMQQRGLNVTLKGSGRAVEQNPMPGSIISGNDRVWVRFVPSA from the coding sequence ATGAATGATAAGAAGGAAAGATGGACAAGGATCCGTATTCGCATCATAGGTGCGGTTTTTGTCTCTATTTTCGTTCTGATTGCAGCAAGAGCGTTTTATCTGCAGGTAGTTAAAAAGGAATCCCTGGTAAAGCTGGCGGAAAAGCAGCATCAGCGGATTGTGCCGCTGACGCCGGTACGAGGGGCGATTTTTGACAGCAACAATGCGCCTCTGGCGCTTTCTATCGAGATGGATTCCTGTTTTGCAGAACCGCGCAATGTGGAAAACATTCCCGATGCGGCGGCAAAACTGGCGCCTCTATTGTCCATGCCCGCCGAACAGGTGGAGAAAAAGCTGAAAGGCAGCAGGAATTTCGTCTGGCTTCAGCGCCGGATGGCCCCTGATCAGGCTGCCGCAATCAAGGCACTTGCGTTGGAAGGCATAGGCTTTGTCAAGGAGAGCAAGCGTTTCTATCCGAATTCGGAGATTGCTGCCCATGTGGTCGGCTTTACCGGGATGGATCCTGAAGGGTTGGAAGGGATCGAGCTGAAGTACGATTCTACCATTCTCGGCAGTACCGGTTATCTGGTGACTGAGCGTGACGCCCTTGGCAGGGAGGTCTATAGCAAGGGGACCGTGGTTAAAAATCCAGCCAAGGGACAGAATGTTACCCTGACCCTGGACAAGAATATCCAGTATATAGCTGAAAAAGAACTGATCAAGGCGGTGGAGACAAATGGGGCAAAGGCGGGGATTGCACTGGTTATGGAACCTGCAACAGGTCGCATATTGGCTATGGCCAACTACCCCAATTTCAACCCCAATACCTTCTCCAAGTATGCACAGCAGGCGCTGCGCAACAGGTCCATAGCCGACAGTTTCGAGCCGGGTTCGACCTTCAAGATATTTCTGGCTGCAACAGCATTGGAGCAAAAGGCGATCAGGCCCGGCGACGGGTTCAACTGCGAAAACGGCAGCTACAGCATCGGCGGCAGGACCATCCATGATACCCACAAGTACGGGTATCTGAGTATTGCGCAGATTCTCAAGTACTCTAGCAATATCGGAGCGGCCAAGATTGGCGCAAGACTGGGCAATGATAAACTCTATGCCGGCCTCACCGGCTTCGGTTTCGGCGAAAAGACCGGCGTCGATCTGCCTGGCGAATCGAGCGGCACCCTGCGCAACAAGAGCCAATGGTTCGGCGTCGATCTGGCCACAATTTCCTTCGGTCAAGGAGTTACCGCAACTCCTCTCCAGATTGCTACCGGAGTTTCGGCGGTAGCCAACGGGGGCCTGCTGATGAAGCCATACCTGGTGGAAAAGATCAGCGACGATAATGGCAACGTGGTGCGGAGCTTTGCGCCGGAGGTGAAACGCCGGGTCATCTCCGAAGAAACGGCGAAAACTGTGGCCCGCATGCTGGAAGGAGTGGTTGCCGAAGGGGGAACGGGGGTCAATGCCGCTGTGGATGGTTATCGTTCGGCCGGCAAAACCGGTACTGCCCAAAAGGTGGACCACCTGACGCGAGGATACTCGGCTGACAAGAGAACAGCTTCCTATGTCGGTTTCGTGCCGTTGGAAAAGCCGAGGCTGACAATCCTGGTAGTGGTTGATGAACCTAAGACAAGCTCTTATGGCGGAATTGTAGCCGCACCGGCCTTCAGCGCCATTGCCGAACAGTCCCTGTGCTATCTGAAGGTGCCAACCGATCATGCGTTGAAGAAAAAAGCAGAGCAGGTAGAGGTAAAATCAGCTCCTTCGGTCGAAACGGTTGACGCCGTTGTGGACGGAGGCGTTGTCGCAGGGGCGGCAGGAGCCATAATGCCTAATTTCCGAGGCCTCAGCATGCGACAGGCACTGAAGGTAATGCAGCAACGTGGCCTTAACGTGACGCTCAAGGGGAGCGGTCGCGCCGTAGAGCAGAATCCGATGCCGGGCAGTATTATCAGCGGAAACGATCGGGTCTGGGTCAGATTTGTTCCCTCAGCCTGA
- a CDS encoding UDP-N-acetylmuramoyl-tripeptide--D-alanyl-D-alanine ligase, translated as MLSIDEIIQATGGTLIGSGGKMVSGVSTDSRSVVAGQLFVALKGDRFDGHEFIETALAKGVRTFLVAADSLAARAPAENASYIAVTETLRALGDLAAGYRRKFSIPLIGITGSNGKTTTKEMLATILGQTGPGLKTSGNLNNLIGLPLMLLRMTGRDRWAVLEMGMSEPGEIDRLAEIAEPGVGIITNAFTAHLASMGSVEAVAKAKGELFQRLKTGGVAVYNADDPLISRLPTAAGVSRLSFGLRGAEVSSEGIKTLGLEGVRFTLRLPDGEIPVKMRAFGQHNIYNALAAAAAAHAIGLDHQTIRAGLEEFTPYDKRFHVEQVGDIVLIDDSYNANPASIAAALVTLKDIRQQNRAIAVLGDMLELGSGAPAAHREVGLLAATCVERLYVMGEYAETVAAGAVDGGMGADHIYVAGSHGEIVEDLRRKVTKGDNILVKGSRGMHMDKVAEAIRNGFSLADEKKGVA; from the coding sequence ATGCTCTCCATTGACGAAATAATCCAGGCTACTGGCGGGACACTGATCGGCAGTGGCGGCAAGATGGTGTCCGGTGTGTCGACGGACTCACGCAGTGTGGTTGCCGGGCAACTCTTCGTAGCCTTGAAGGGGGATCGCTTCGATGGCCATGAGTTCATTGAGACCGCTCTGGCGAAGGGGGTCAGGACATTTCTTGTGGCTGCGGATTCGCTCGCTGCAAGAGCTCCCGCCGAAAATGCCTCCTACATTGCAGTTACCGAAACTCTCAGGGCGCTTGGTGATCTTGCTGCCGGCTACCGGAGGAAATTCAGCATTCCCCTGATTGGTATAACCGGCAGCAACGGCAAGACGACCACCAAGGAAATGCTGGCCACTATTCTCGGCCAGACTGGTCCGGGCCTGAAAACCAGCGGCAATCTCAACAACCTGATCGGGCTGCCGCTCATGCTCCTGCGTATGACTGGCCGCGACCGCTGGGCGGTGCTTGAAATGGGGATGAGTGAACCGGGGGAGATCGACCGTCTGGCGGAGATAGCAGAACCCGGGGTTGGCATAATCACCAACGCCTTTACTGCCCACCTGGCAAGCATGGGCAGTGTGGAGGCTGTGGCAAAGGCCAAGGGGGAACTGTTTCAGAGGCTGAAAACGGGAGGCGTAGCTGTATATAACGCCGATGACCCCCTGATCTCGCGTTTGCCCACTGCTGCAGGTGTTAGCAGGCTTTCCTTCGGTCTTCGCGGGGCGGAGGTTAGTTCGGAAGGGATCAAAACGCTTGGCCTGGAAGGGGTCCGTTTTACCCTTCGCCTGCCCGACGGCGAGATACCCGTGAAGATGAGGGCCTTCGGTCAGCACAATATCTATAATGCACTGGCTGCAGCAGCTGCTGCCCATGCCATCGGGCTGGATCATCAGACCATACGCGCCGGGCTGGAGGAATTCACCCCATATGACAAGCGCTTTCACGTGGAGCAGGTGGGTGACATCGTGCTTATTGATGACAGTTATAATGCCAATCCTGCATCCATCGCGGCTGCGTTGGTGACCTTGAAGGACATCCGCCAGCAGAACAGGGCCATAGCTGTGCTTGGCGACATGCTGGAACTGGGTAGCGGAGCGCCCGCTGCCCACCGGGAAGTGGGGCTTCTTGCTGCAACATGCGTGGAGCGGTTGTATGTGATGGGAGAATACGCAGAGACGGTTGCCGCCGGTGCTGTTGATGGCGGCATGGGCGCAGATCATATCTATGTTGCCGGAAGTCATGGGGAGATTGTCGAGGACCTGCGCCGGAAGGTGACGAAAGGCGATAATATCCTGGTCAAGGGCTCACGAGGTATGCATATGGACAAAGTCGCCGAGGCGATCCGCAACGGTTTTTCCCTTGCCGATGAAAAGAAAGGAGTAGCCTGA
- the rsmH gene encoding 16S rRNA (cytosine(1402)-N(4))-methyltransferase RsmH, producing the protein MADFKHVSVLPAEVIAYLAPRPGGIYVDGTLGGAGHARLILEASAPDGLLIGFDQDGQALASAGERLAPFGKRVVLVKRNFAFLEEALAEIGIEAIDGFLLDVGVSSHQLDTVERGFSFQHDAPLDMRMDLSAETTAAELVNTLSEEDLCRVIREYGEERWAKRIAAFIIKRREETPIATTLQLVDVIKAAVPKGAWEVRLHPATRTFQALRIAVNDELASLEKGLSGGVRLLKKGGRGVVISFHSLEDRIAKTTFRSLAQGCKCPREIPRCVCGNLPQVKVLTGKPVVANEVEVSSNPRSRSARLRAVEKI; encoded by the coding sequence GTGGCTGATTTTAAACATGTGTCTGTTCTCCCTGCAGAGGTTATTGCCTATCTGGCACCACGACCAGGTGGGATATATGTGGACGGTACCCTTGGCGGGGCAGGGCACGCCCGCCTGATACTTGAAGCCTCCGCGCCCGATGGGTTGCTCATCGGATTCGATCAGGATGGGCAGGCATTGGCGTCTGCCGGTGAACGATTGGCACCATTCGGCAAAAGGGTGGTTCTTGTAAAAAGAAATTTTGCCTTTCTGGAAGAAGCGCTGGCAGAGATTGGGATAGAGGCGATTGACGGTTTTCTCCTGGATGTGGGGGTTTCGTCTCACCAGCTGGATACAGTCGAGCGGGGATTCAGTTTTCAGCATGACGCTCCGCTGGACATGCGTATGGACCTGAGTGCCGAGACCACGGCTGCGGAACTGGTCAATACACTATCTGAAGAAGATTTGTGCCGTGTGATACGTGAATACGGGGAAGAGCGATGGGCAAAACGAATCGCAGCTTTCATAATCAAAAGGCGTGAAGAGACTCCCATAGCTACCACTTTACAGTTGGTAGACGTGATTAAAGCCGCCGTACCCAAGGGTGCCTGGGAAGTGCGCCTTCATCCGGCAACGCGGACCTTTCAGGCGCTTCGCATTGCCGTTAATGACGAACTTGCCAGTCTGGAAAAAGGCCTGTCAGGTGGGGTCAGACTTTTGAAAAAAGGGGGAAGGGGAGTGGTGATATCGTTCCATTCATTGGAAGATCGCATTGCCAAAACAACCTTCCGATCCCTTGCTCAAGGTTGCAAATGCCCGCGGGAGATCCCTCGTTGCGTATGCGGCAATTTGCCACAGGTGAAGGTCCTGACCGGCAAGCCGGTAGTTGCAAATGAAGTGGAAGTTTCTTCGAATCCCCGCTCGCGAAGCGCCAGACTCAGGGCCGTCGAAAAGATTTAG